Proteins encoded in a region of the Bombyx mori chromosome 23, ASM3026992v2 genome:
- the LOC134201167 gene encoding glucose-1-phosphatase-like, with protein MIAVTFYFLLISGVGCLRVEQVLIFSRHNLRAPITKDIEEYTNKIFPKWSQEPALLTEKGVLLEGYMSEYLTKWMRENQLLPGTCPDKETVLIYANNKRRTIATAKAFVDAAFPDCNINVKYKKDFEKYDVTFNYAIRNSTDSYKRKVLEEIEEMLAKYNLTDAYEELDKIIDIKTSKICETEGFCDLVHDKNIVIYHAGEELELNGPLTIGNEVLDNFIMSYYEGRPLEEVAWGEVTSPEQWKVLTKITAMDQKIRFNIPSSVKDTARPTIRYMRSIFTNENIKLALLVGHDTNLNLITDALGFNPFVLPEQYEPYPVGGKIIFQKWKDAAGDYYLKVEYVYLSWNQIRDGDKINIQNPPLRVTLGIKDCAIDKNGLSL; from the exons ATGATCGcagtaactttttattttttattaatatccggCGTTGGCTGTCTGCGCGTCGAGCAAGTCTTAATTTTTAGTCGTCACAACCTAAGGGCTCCAATAACAAAAGACATAGAGGAATACACGAACAAAATATTTCCGAAATGGTCCCAAGAGCCGGCCCTGCTGACAGAAAAAGGAGTCTTATTAGAAGGATATATGAGCGAATATCTAACGAAATGGATGAGAGAGAATCAACTCTTACCCGGAACGTGCCCCGACAAAGAAACCGTTTTGATTTATGCGAATAACAAGAGACGAACCATAGCTACTGCGAAGGCGTTTGTCGATGCCGCATTCCCTGACTGTAATATAAACGTGAAGTATAAAAAGGATTTTGAAAAATATGACGTCACCTTTAATTATGCTATTCGTAACTCCACCGACTCCTATAAAAGAAAAGTACTCGAAGAAATCGAGGAAATGCTCGCCAAATATAATCTAACAGATGCCTACGAAGAATTAGACAAGATTATCGACATAAAAACCTCTAAAATATGCGAAACTGAAGGATTCTGCGATTTGGTCCACGATAAGAATATTGTAATTTATCACGCTGGCGAGGAACTGGAGTTGAACGGACCTCTGACAATAGGAAATGAAGTActtgataattttataatgagTTACTACGAAGGACGTCCGCTGGAAGAAGTTGCGTGGGGAGAAGTCACTAGTCCCGAGCAATGGAAAGTTCTAACTAAAATAACGGCTATGGATCAAAAAATACGGTTTAATATTCCCTCATCTGTCAAGGATACTGCCCGACCTACGATCAGATATATGAGGTCTATATTcacaaatgaaaatattaaacttgCTTTGCTCGTGGGCCACGACACTAATTTGAACTTAATAACCGACGCTTTAGGTTTTAATCCGTTTGTGTTACCTGAGCAGTACGAGCCGTACCCCGTAGGCgggaaaattatatttcaaaaatggAAAGACGCGGCCGGTGATTATTATTTGAAAGTAGAATACGTTTATCTGTCTTGGAATCAAATAAGAGATGGCgataaaattaacattcaaaaTCCGCCATTACGAGTTACACTGGGAATCAAAGACTGCGCGATCGATAAAAATGGTTTAT CTTTGTAG
- the LOC119630351 gene encoding uncharacterized protein LOC119630351, whose protein sequence is MVTGHNLHHPRRLYTWTSPGDRCRNQIDYILISSRWRSSITNVKTFPGADCGSDHSLLVAKFALRLKAIKKKCLKPMCTLTPAEQKQFQCALDAAIVQTSPLANADSDEQWRHLKDQINETFEIISNKHPLTPCPKQIWMSDKTLKLIQDRKELRGRGLSDPADRVKYSELSRMIQRQCRHDKNNFVERICEEVEEHAFRSKSSDLFKKLKLLTKQFKPRSWLIEYEDGTPLQDLEAVTKRWRNYCENLYRNSHECNSPQDTTNWCELTLEPPILESEISAAIDALKYRKAPGPDRVTSEIIKALGPKAVKVLHRICDNIWRTGRWPQTGLSRSYYLFTKRDPLLSAIIIEPLH, encoded by the exons ATGGTGACGGGTCACAACCTt CATCACCCGAGACGGCTTTACACATGGACATCTCCTGGCGACCGCTGCCGTAACCAGATTGATTATATACTGATTAGTAGTCGCTGGAGATCATCAATAACCAACGTGAAAACCTTCCCGGGAGCTGATTGTGGATCCGACCATAGTTTGTTGGTTGCTAAGTTTGCCCTGCGCCtcaaagcaataaagaaaaagtgCCTCAAGCCTATGTGTACGTTAACGCCCGCAGAACAAAAGCAGTTCCAATGTGCACTTGACGCAGCGATTGTTCAAACATCTCCATTAGCAAACGCGGACTCGGACGAACAGTGGAGACACCTTAAGGACCAGATCAATGAGACATTCGAAATTATTAGCAACAAGCACCCTCTTACACCCTGCCCTAAACAGATCTGGATGTCAGATAAGACCTTGAAACTCATACAGGATAGGAAGGAGCTTAGAGGCCGTGGGTTATCAGATCCAGCAGACAGAGTAAAGTACTCGGAGCTTTCTAGAATGATCCAAAGACAATGTCGGCACGATAAAAACAACTTTGTTGAGCGCATCTGTGAAGAAGTAGAGGAGCATGCGTTCAGATCGAAAAGCTCGGACCTCTTCAAGAAGTTAAAACTGCTGACAAAACAGTTCAAACCTAGATCATGGCTGATAGAATATGAAGATGGTACGCCTTTGCAAGACTTAGAGGCAGTGACGAAGAGATGGCGCAATTACTGCGAGAATCTTTATAGAAACTCACATGAATGCAACTCACCACAAGATACAACAAATTGGTGCGAGTTAACGCTAGAACCACCCATCCTTGAATCAGAGATCTCGGCTGCTATAGACGCGCTTAAATACAGGAAAGCCCCTGGTCCAGATCGTGTtacatcggaaataataaaagccCTGGGTCCTAAAGCCGTAAAAGTCCTACACAGAATTTGCGACAACATCTGGCGAACTGGAAGATGGCCTCAGACTGGACTAAGTCGATCATATTACCTCTTCACAAAAAGGGATCCACTTCTAAGTGCGATAATTATAGAACCCTTGCACTGA